One genomic window of Glycine max cultivar Williams 82 chromosome 16, Glycine_max_v4.0, whole genome shotgun sequence includes the following:
- the LOC111188139 gene encoding SAUR-like auxin-responsive family protein, with protein sequence MGIGEKSPSKSFNLHHHHHREGKNKQQEFRGVPKGCMAIKVGQGEEQQRFVVPVIYINHPLFMQLLKEAEEEYGFDQKGTITIPCHVEEFRNVRGLIDRDKSLHHHHHHHVGCFGF encoded by the coding sequence ATGGGTATTGGAGAGAAGAGTCCAAGCAAGAGTTTCAATCTGCACCATCACCATCATCGTGAAGGGAAGAATAAGCAACAAGAGTTCAGAGGGGTCCCAAAAGGGTGCATGGCAATTAAGGTTGGTCAAGGAGAAGAGCAACAAAGGTTCGTAGTGCCTGTGATTTACATCAACCACCCTCTCTTCATGCAGCTTCTCAAAGAGGCAGAGGAAGAGTATGGCTTTGATCAAAAGGGCACCATCACCATCCCTTGCCATGTTGAGGAATTCAGAAACGTTCGTGGCTTGATTGATAGGGACAAGTcccttcatcatcatcaccaccaccatgtTGGGTGTTTTGGCTTCTGA